TTACTTTTATTCATTCCATTTTTTTCCTTAAATCCCTTAACTTTACCTATCTCGACATGGTTAATCCTCATCATTTTGGGTTTAAGCTCAGGTCTATTTTATGTGTTCTGGTATTTTGGAGCGCAACATGTCGATGGCACTATGGCCTCACTGTCAACGGCCATAATGCCGGTCGCTACAGTGATACTTGCGTGGCTAATTCTTGGAGAGCATTTGAGTCACTTAGAAAGCCTCGGGATGGGATTAGTCATTTTATCGATTGCAATTTATGCAAGGCCAACTTAATTATCAAATGCAAACGCACCTTTATTAGCCATATCAAAAAAAACCCGCCAAAAGGCGGGTTTTTAAGTGTTGAGCAAATGAACAGCTTACATCATGCCGCCCATGCCGCCCATTCCACCCATGCCGCCCATTTCGCCGGCACCCATAGGTTCTTCTTTCTTAGGTAGATCAGCAACCATGCACTCGGTGGTCAGCATTAAGCTTGCAACAGAAGCTGCGTTTTGTAATGCAGTACGAGTCACTTTAGTTGGATCAAGAATACCCATCTCAACCATGTCACCGTATTCGCCAGTAGCTGCGTTGAAACCAAAGTTATCTTTGCTTTCAGCTACTTTGTTAACGATAACAGAAGGCTCATAACCTGCATTGGCTACGATTTGGCGGAGAGGAGATTCGATGGCGCGACGTAGGATGTTAATACCCATGTCTTGGTCAGCATTTTCGCCTTTCAAGCCATCTAATGCTTTTTGCGCACGAATCAGGGCAACACCACCACCAGCAACAATGCCTTCTTCTACTGCAGCACGAGTTGCATGAAGAGCGTCTTCTACACGAGCTTTTTTCTCTTTCATTTCGATTTCGGTAGCAGCACCAACTTTAATGACGGCAACACCGCCAGCTAATTTAGCTACGCGCTCTTGTAATTTTTCGCGATCGTAATCAGAAGTGGTTTCTTCCATTTGAGCACGAATTTGAGTAATACGCGCATTGATGTCAGCCGCTTTACCTTCACCGTCAATGATTGTGGTGTTTTCTTTGGTAACGACAACGCGTTTTGCAGTGCCTAGGCTGTCTAAAGTAGCACTTTCTAAACTAGTACCCACTTCTTCTGAAATGACTTCGCCCGCAGTAAGGATAGCAATGTCTTGTAACATGGCTTTACGACGATCACCGAAACCAGGTGCTTTAACCGCGCACACTTTAACAATACCGCGCATGTTGTTAACAACCAGAGTTGCTAATGCTTCACCTTCAACATCTTCAGCAATGATCAATAAAGGACGTCCTGATTTGGCAACTGCTTCCAATACAGACAACATGTCACGAATTGTTGAAATTTTCTTGTCAACCAAGAGGATGAAAGGATGCTCAAGCTCAGCACTCATGTTTTGCTGATTGTTGATGAAGTATGGAGAAATGTAACCACGATCAAACTGCATACCTTCAACAACAGCTAATTCGTTTTCAAGGCTGTTACCATCTTCTACAGTAATAACACCTTCTTTACCTACTTTTTCCATTGCTTCAGCAATGATAGAACCGATTGCTTGATCAGAGTTCGCAGAAATAGTACCTACTTGTGCAATTGCTTTACCGTCTTTGCAAGGCTTAGACATTTCTTGTAATTTTTTGGTAACTGCGGCAACTGCTTTATCAATACCTCGTTTCAAATCCATTGGGTTCATGCCTGCTGCAACTGCTTTGTGGCCTTCAACGACAATGGCACGTGCCAATACCGTAGCAGTAGTAGTACCATCACCTGCGGTATCAGAAGTTTTAGCAGCAACTTCTTTAACCATTTGTGCGCCCATATTTTTGAAACGGTTTTCGAATTCAATTTCTTTTGCAACAGAAACACCGTCTTTAGTTACAGTAGGTGCACCAAATGATCTTTCTAAAACAACGTTACGTCCGCTTGGACCCATTGTTGCTTTAACTGCATCAGCCAATGCGTTTACACCAGCAAGCATTTGTTGACGAGCATCGTCGCCAAAACGTAATTCTTTAGCCATTATTACAGTCTCCTTAATCTAAAATTACTTCTCAATCACGCCCATGATATCGTCTTCGCGCATCACTACCAGTTCTTGGCCTGATATCTTGACTTCTGTACCTGAGTACTTACCAAACAGAACCACATCACCTACTTTAACAGCCAAAGCACGAACATCACCGTTCTCCAAAACTTTGCCAGGACCCACTGCGATGATTTCCCCACGCATTGGCTTTTCAGTAGCGCTGTCTGGAATAACAATACCACCGGCTGTGGTACGCTCTTCTTCCATACGACGAACAACAACACGATCGTGTAAAGGACGAATTTTCATACTTGTTCTCTCCTGATTTTAATTATCGCCTATAATTTTCAGAGTAAGCTCTGACTTTTTTAGCCCTGCACACATCTGAATGCATTGCTGATGACATGCCAGATGGGGACAACAATGCAACTTTCAAGGGTAAAAATAAAAAAAATTTTGGTTTTTTTTAGACTAGAACTACAATGGTCTACATTTTTACAGAAAAGATAGGCATGCCATGAAGAAATGGTTCTTATTTGCCCTATACTCAAGAATCGCCAAAATCGCTTTTTGGAGTTTCTTTGGTATATTGTGGCTTGCTCCCTTTGTTAGCCATGCTGTTCCGCTTCCCGCTTCCGAAGTTTTTCAGGTTGAAACAAAACGGGTTGACCCCAATACATTTGTTATCAATTGGCAAGTTAAACCAGGCTATTTTCTTTACAGCGATCGGATTAAGTTAACCGAGCAATCAAACAGCAATTCGCACCTGGGGATGATTCGTTTTCCTCCTGCCACACAAAAAACTGATCAGCAAGGGCGCGTATATACTGTCTATCGCAATGCGCTCTCTTTGCCGGTAGCAATTCTTGGGGAACAACCGGGAGAAAGCTTAATTAATGTACAATTTCAAGGCTGCGCCGATGATGGTTTTTGCTACCCTCCTGAGACCAGGCAGATTAAATTAACCATTGATAAGAGCCTAGCCTTGAGCGATGTAAGCATCGAAACCGATGCTGCAAATGGACAACCCGTGGCTCCCCAAGAGCAACAAAGCGACAAGGTGGAAGCAGTTTTTGTTAGTCATCATTGGGCAATCGTCATTCTCACTTTCTTTGGTTTTGGCTTACTCCTCTCTTTTACTCCCTGTGTTTTACCCATGGTACCGGTACTATCCGGGATTATTGTAGGCCATGGCAAGGATCTTTCCATTCGAAAAGCCTTTTTTCTTTCTTTAAGTTATGTCCTAAGCATGTCGATTACTTATGCGATAGCTGGAGCTCTCGTCGCGAAGATTGGTAGCAACTTACAAATCGTGATGCAAATTCCTTGGGTCATTGGCTTATTTAGCCTCGTCTTTGTTCTATTAGCATTATCCATGTTTGGGTTCTATGACTTGCGCTTACCCGTATCTTGGCAAGCAAAACTAGCTCATGTGAGTCAAAGTCAATCAAGCGGCCATTATATAAGTGCTGCGATTATGGGTTGCTTATCAACACTTATTTTATCCCCTTGTGTAACAGCCCCTCTCATAGGTGCTTTAGGCTATATCGCTCACACTGGGGATACCGCCTTAGGTAGTTCGGCTTTATTTTTTCTAGGCTTAGGTATGGGAACCCCTTTAATCTTAATTGGTACCTCGGCAGGAAAATGGTTACCTAAAGCCGGAAAATGGATGAACACAGTTAAGTCTTTTTTTGGCGTTTTGTTACTTGCTACAGCTCTATTCCTACTAGAGCGTGTCCTAGCGGGGCCATTAGTTATGGCATTGTGGGCAAGTTTACTCATTTTCTCAGGCATTTATTGCGGGGCGCTCACACGCGCGTTTACCAATGCCGACAAGTTCCGCCAAGGGTGTGGCATTATTTTATTAGTCTACGGCTTACTCGTCCTGATAGGCGCTAGCATGGGGACCACCAATCCTCTGCAACCCTTGGCCGGTTTACAAATGGCCAACGCTGTAGCCTCTACCATACCCAATAAAACTGTAAAAACAGTCTATGGATTGCAAAAAGCGATTGCCAATGCCAAAGGAAAGCCCATTTTGCTTGATTTTTACGCTGACTGGTGTACTTCTTGCAAGTTGATGGAATCCACCGTTTTTAAAGATCCGCAAATCACAGAAGCGTTAAAAGATTTTATCGTGGTAAAAGTTGATATTACTGGAAATAAAGAACAAGAAAAAGCATTACTGAGCCGATTTAATGTCGTTGCTCCCCCTACTTTTTTATTTCTTAATGAGTTAGGAAACGAGCTAACCCATTTGCGGTTGGTTGGTGAAACTTCACCTTATGAATTTTTAAACCAATTGAACCTGGCTTTAAGCTCGATTACTGTTTCGAGGAAATAACCC
The genomic region above belongs to Legionella micdadei and contains:
- the groL gene encoding chaperonin GroEL (60 kDa chaperone family; promotes refolding of misfolded polypeptides especially under stressful conditions; forms two stacked rings of heptamers to form a barrel-shaped 14mer; ends can be capped by GroES; misfolded proteins enter the barrel where they are refolded when GroES binds), with translation MMAKELRFGDDARQQMLAGVNALADAVKATMGPSGRNVVLERSFGAPTVTKDGVSVAKEIEFENRFKNMGAQMVKEVAAKTSDTAGDGTTTATVLARAIVVEGHKAVAAGMNPMDLKRGIDKAVAAVTKKLQEMSKPCKDGKAIAQVGTISANSDQAIGSIIAEAMEKVGKEGVITVEDGNSLENELAVVEGMQFDRGYISPYFINNQQNMSAELEHPFILLVDKKISTIRDMLSVLEAVAKSGRPLLIIAEDVEGEALATLVVNNMRGIVKVCAVKAPGFGDRRKAMLQDIAILTAGEVISEEVGTSLESATLDSLGTAKRVVVTKENTTIIDGEGKAADINARITQIRAQMEETTSDYDREKLQERVAKLAGGVAVIKVGAATEIEMKEKKARVEDALHATRAAVEEGIVAGGGVALIRAQKALDGLKGENADQDMGINILRRAIESPLRQIVANAGYEPSVIVNKVAESKDNFGFNAATGEYGDMVEMGILDPTKVTRTALQNAASVASLMLTTECMVADLPKKEEPMGAGEMGGMGGMGGMGGMM
- the groES gene encoding co-chaperone GroES, yielding MKIRPLHDRVVVRRMEEERTTAGGIVIPDSATEKPMRGEIIAVGPGKVLENGDVRALAVKVGDVVLFGKYSGTEVKISGQELVVMREDDIMGVIEK
- the dsbD gene encoding protein-disulfide reductase DsbD, producing the protein MKKWFLFALYSRIAKIAFWSFFGILWLAPFVSHAVPLPASEVFQVETKRVDPNTFVINWQVKPGYFLYSDRIKLTEQSNSNSHLGMIRFPPATQKTDQQGRVYTVYRNALSLPVAILGEQPGESLINVQFQGCADDGFCYPPETRQIKLTIDKSLALSDVSIETDAANGQPVAPQEQQSDKVEAVFVSHHWAIVILTFFGFGLLLSFTPCVLPMVPVLSGIIVGHGKDLSIRKAFFLSLSYVLSMSITYAIAGALVAKIGSNLQIVMQIPWVIGLFSLVFVLLALSMFGFYDLRLPVSWQAKLAHVSQSQSSGHYISAAIMGCLSTLILSPCVTAPLIGALGYIAHTGDTALGSSALFFLGLGMGTPLILIGTSAGKWLPKAGKWMNTVKSFFGVLLLATALFLLERVLAGPLVMALWASLLIFSGIYCGALTRAFTNADKFRQGCGIILLVYGLLVLIGASMGTTNPLQPLAGLQMANAVASTIPNKTVKTVYGLQKAIANAKGKPILLDFYADWCTSCKLMESTVFKDPQITEALKDFIVVKVDITGNKEQEKALLSRFNVVAPPTFLFLNELGNELTHLRLVGETSPYEFLNQLNLALSSITVSRK